Within the Streptomyces sp. R41 genome, the region CGCCGACCCGAACTTCGACCGCGCCAGCTCCTCCGCCCGCGCCAGCTCCTCCTCTGTCACCTTGCCGTCCGCCAGCCCGTACCGGCCGCGGAACGAGTCGATCATCCGCTCGATGACCGCCTCGCGTGCGAGCCCCGTCTGCCGGCGCAACGGATCCACCCGCTTCTTCGCACTCTTCGTGCCCTTGTCGGAGAGCTTCTCCCGGCCGATGCGCAGCACTTCGAGCATCTTGTCGGCGTCGATGTCGTACGACATGGTCACGTGGTGGAGCACCGCGCCGGGCCCGCCCCCGTCCACGGGTCCCACCACCCGCTTCTGGGCGGCGCCCGCGATCTTGCCCTGGTCCGTGGCGATGTCGTTCAGCGGCTGGTACCAGGCCTTGATTCCCATGTCGCCGAGCGCGCCCAGCACCCAGTCGTCGAGATACGCGTAGCTGTCCTGGAAGGAGAGCCCCTGGACGAGCGCCTCGGGCACGGAGAGCGAGTACGTGATGGTGTTGCCCGGCTCCACGAACATCGCGCCGCCGCCGGAGATCCGGCGCACGACCTCGATGCCGTGGCGTGCGGCCCCCTCCAGGTCGACCTCGTTGCGCAGCGACTGGAAGCTGCCGATGATCACGGACGGGGCGCCCCACTCCCACACGCGCAGCGTCGGCGGACGCCGGCCCGCGGCGACCTCGGCGGTCAGCACCTCGTCCAGGGCCATGTGCAGCGCCGGGGACTGCGGACCCTCGTGGATCAGCTGCCAGTCGTAGTCCGTCCAGTCGGTGGCGTGCGCGAGCGCCCGGCGCACCGCGATCCCGATGCCCTCCGAGGTCAGCCCGTACATGACCGTGCCCACGGGCAGCGCGGCGTCGATGCGGGCGGCCAGGCCTGTCGCGTCGGTGTCGGCCGGGGCCCCGTTCAGCGCGTGGTTGACGGCGTCCAGCGCCTCGTCCGGTTCGAGGAAGAAATCGCCTGCCACGCGCGCGTGGCGCAGCACTCCGT harbors:
- a CDS encoding lipoate--protein ligase family protein; the encoded protein is MHGEYKIPGGKLVVVDLDVEDGVLRHARVAGDFFLEPDEALDAVNHALNGAPADTDATGLAARIDAALPVGTVMYGLTSEGIGIAVRRALAHATDWTDYDWQLIHEGPQSPALHMALDEVLTAEVAAGRRPPTLRVWEWGAPSVIIGSFQSLRNEVDLEGAARHGIEVVRRISGGGAMFVEPGNTITYSLSVPEALVQGLSFQDSYAYLDDWVLGALGDMGIKAWYQPLNDIATDQGKIAGAAQKRVVGPVDGGGPGAVLHHVTMSYDIDADKMLEVLRIGREKLSDKGTKSAKKRVDPLRRQTGLAREAVIERMIDSFRGRYGLADGKVTEEELARAEELARSKFGSAEWTGRVP